Below is a window of Verrucomicrobiia bacterium DNA.
TCGTCATACTCGGTCCGCAAAGATGGCAACAAGATAGTCGTCAAGACCACTGGTACCCAGCAGGTGGACTCAGTTATGGCGATCCGAGAGAGGATTATAAAGATTGCTAGCAAAAGCCCACAATCACTCGACGTCCTGGTGATTTCCAGGGGCGTGGGAACTCCTAATATGTCGGCTATCCAGGCAGCGCTACAGGGGCTGCTGGAACTGCCGTTCCGACGGCTGGCAGTAGCTGGGGAGACGCCCCATCGTCTAGAGTCAGCCCGATTGGTTTTGCAAGGCGGCAATGACAGGGAGCGGCTCAAGGTTTTTAGAAGCGAAGAAGACGCCCGTGCCTGGCTGGACGAAGGATGGCCCGTAAAACGTAGCCCTAGCAAAAAACCCAAGAACACGCTATAATCACCCTTGTTTTTCCAGCCATGCAGCTGTCCCGTTGACCAGACCAAGCAAACTTGTTTTGTCGGCGGTTCGGCAACCATACCATTACAGGTCGACGGCGGGGTGTGGCGCAGTTGGCTAGCGCGCCGCGTTTGGGACGCGGAGGTCGAAGGTTCGAGTCCTTTCACCCCGACCAAAGAAAAAAGGTCTCTGACAAGAGGCCTTTTTTCTTTGGATGAGATAGTGGGCACGAACCTTCGACCCAAGCTTTTTGCTTGCAAAAAGATTGTAGGTCGAAGTTCGCTCGCAAAGGCCACGCACAGGAACTTGTTCCGAGCATGGCCTGCAGCTGTGCCGAAGGCAGTCCAAACGTGTCACCGAGATGTGCCTCGCCCTTTCACCAAAAGACTATAATAAATACCTACAAACAGGAGACCAGCCGCATGAGAGAGGAAAACAAGTATGGGTGGCAGCCAGATTGGGGAGTCGTAGGCGAAAACATGCACACAGCCCTGCAAGAGGTGGCGGCTGAACTGGGAGGGCCCGAACTGGCCCAGGCGATTGCTGAAGCCGCAGACTCTGACGGTCTGCTGCCACAGGCGAGCGCTCTGAAGTTGCTCGATGACAGACATCCCGGCTCTGCCGACATGGTCATGCACAGGACATCCGAAATAGGCCAAGAAAGGCACGAGCGTGAGATTGCGGCCATCAACAAGCCCAGTATCAGGAAGTTTGGCCGGGCGATTCTGGATGGATTTGGGACTTTCAACTTATTCGGGAATCGCCGCTAGGCAGAAGGTGCCCACCGTTTCTCTTTTTATTGATATTTTTCTGCCACCCCTTATGCTTGAGCCGACAAGCCATGATAGACATATTCAATAAATATGGTATTATATAGATTATGTCAGAAGTTCCTCCCGTTAGAGTTCTTGAAGCCATTAAGCCTATCAATTCAGGGGCCGGTGAAGAGCAATTAATATATCAAGGATTATCTGAAGTTGTTGATAGATACCGGTCAACTAACAGTGAAAGATCGGCCGAGGTATGGAGTAGTGAGTCGGATAGCTTTAGAGGAACTTTCGGCTGCCAAAGAACTTGCCGCAGAGTATTTACTAAGAACAGCAGACAAGGTAGTTAATTCTCACGACTCAAATCGTGATCTGTGGGCAGAACGCTTCACGCAAGCGACTACCGAGCTTTATGGTGAACCAGATAAGGCTGAGGCCCGCAAGCTGCTAGCCATTGATTATAAAGAGCTTCTGAGTATGGTGGGCAATGGCAGTTTCTCTCAGGCTCATGTTAATTTTTTGCTAACTACATTCCGACCAATCATAGGTGAAACGTATGACGATATTAGCTTCGTCGAAACTGGGTTGCAGCAAGAAAAGGAAGCTATTCGTAAATATGGTAAGGCAATAACTGATGTATATAAGCCTATTTTCGCTTTTGTAGCCGAATCGGGGAAGAGCAAATTTAATCCTACGGACTTGCATGAGTTATTCGATGAAGGCTTGGGCTGGCTAAGGGAGTACGATGACCCTGCTTGGGGAGACTGGGAAGTAGTTGACGTTGATGGAACATCTGTATCGGTTAGTGCCGTCGATCGTAAAATAAAGATACCATCAAGAAGAGAGGATGCTACCGCACAAGATGCCCGAGCATTAATAGCCCACGAGTTGTTAGTACATGCCCTGAGGGCTAAAAATGGCTATAAAACAGGTGACGTAAAGTTAGCCACTGGTCTTCCCGGGTATTTAGAAGCGGAAGAGGGGCTCGGGGTTTTAGCCGAGGAAGCTGTAAATGGGGTTTTGGCTGACAAGTTATACGATGGTTATTTAGATATTGCCCTAGCTCTGGGCACTATTGACGGTGTACAGAGGTCTCGCCAGGAAATATTCCAAATAAGCTTCGCTGAACAGCTCTTACTTGAGCAAAAGAACGGTACTTATGATGAAACAGGTTTACCATCCATAGAGCTTAATGTTTGGGGACGAGTCGATCGCATCTTTAGGGGAAGTCGCGGTGACAGTCTAGGTACTAGACAGGCCGTTTTTACAAAAGACATTGCCTATTACGTTGGTTACAAGCAGATGGCAGCTTACATCAGCAAACAACTGTCTTCTGGTCTACCGGCAGCTGAGATATTCCATTACTTGTCACAAGCCAAGATTGACCCCAACAATCATCTGCACGCCAAAAGATTGAAGAATCCTAAAAAATCAAATTCTGGATAATATCGGCTTTTCGCATTCAGTAATCCTTAACTTACATTTCCCTGGCGGGCTGTAGGGCCTTGTCATTTCCGATTTATGACTGTATAAGGGGGGATATGCCAAAGAAGTCGATTTTTATACCTGCCGCCATTCTGACCGTTGGCTTAGCCGGTGCTTTCTTTATATTCCAAAAAGACAAGCCAGAGCAGGTTGCTAGTACCCAAACTTCTCAGCCACCTGCCGCCGGACATGTCCACGCACACTCCACAACAACCGCTCCACTAGAGGATCTGACCGGCCAAACAGAGGTCACTATAGACATTAAAGATTCTGGCTACGTACGCCCTAACGTCAAGATAAAAAAAGGCACCAAGGTGACCTGGATTAACAAAGATACCCTCCAGCACAACGTCATGAAAGAGCATGACCACAGCGACGAGGCTCACGAAGCTCCCCGGCGTGATGAGGTGAAGCCTGATGTCTTTGCGGGCCCGTTGCTAGCCCAAGGCGAAAGCTACAGTTTTACCTTTTCAGTGGTGGGCACATTCCCATACCACTGCGCACCACACCCGTTTATGACTGGTTCCATCACGGTTGTTGAATAGAGGCTATTGCTGAGATGTTGGGGTAGGTGAGCGCCGTGCTTTGCGTCTGACTCGAAACAGCATAAGAGTACCCAGCAAGATAAGGGCGGCTGGGATGACCAGTGACAGCGCTTGTCCGGTATTGACCAGGCCGTCGTCAGTGGTCGCGGTACCACATACAGCCCCATTGTCATATGTGCCGGCCCCGTAGGCGCCACAGTTGTAGTCGGCGGCAAAGGCAGGCGTTACAACTGCCAGCATGAGGGCCAAGGTTACGCCTAAGCCAGCCAAGAATCTTTTGATAGATTGTTTGTGTGTTGCAACTACCATAATCACCCCTAGTATACCAGAACTGCTTATGGTATTTGCAACTACAAGAATGAGCGGTATAATATCAATCGTACACACAACACACAAAAAATAGCCAGCTATAAGGAAAACAAAAATGATCAGAGACCAAATAGACGCCCTGTTCGATAAAGAAATGGATCGCAAAGAGTTCCTGCAGCATGTAGGCGCCGGCGTGCTCATTGTTTTCGGACTTGGTGGCCTGCTCAAAGCCCTGACTACACAGCCCCAGCGCAAGCAGGATATGGGGTATGGTGCCAGTGCCTACGGTGGCCACAAGCGCTAACCAGCCTTCATTTTCAAAACAACAATTTTCTCTACAACTTGAAAAGTATGTGTTGATATTTGTATGTGCGCTTATGCTATAATTCTAGGTGAACCAACAAGGAGAAAACATGTTTGGACTCGGATTGCCAGAATTAATAATTATCTTGGTTATCTTGTTGCTTTTGTTTGGAAGTACCAAGTTGCCTAAACTAGCCAAGAGTCTTGGTGAATCAGCCGGCGAGCTACAAAAGGGTTTCGATGATACCCGTAGCGTCAAAGCGAACGCAGACAAAAAAGCTGCCAAGCAAGACGTGGCCAGCTAAAAAGAAATAGGGGGTGTATAGTGGCAGAAACGCATCTTACGTTTGCTGATCATATACACGAACTTCGCAAACGGTTGATGTGGTCGCTGCTTTTTGTGGCGATTGGCGCGGGGGTGGGCTATGTATTGCACGACACTATTCTGAGTATCCTGCAGCAACCCCTGAACGAAAAACTGTACTACACCACGCCGACTGGTGCTTTTAGTTTTATCATCAAGATCTGTTGTGTGTTTGGGTTTGTGGTGGCGCTGCCGGTTGTGGTCTACCAGGCTTTTGCGTTTTTTGAACCGCTGGTGTCCCTCAAGACCCGCCGGTCTCTTGTGGGGCATGTCCTTTTGTCTGTGCTGCTCGCTGCGACCGGCATTACCTTTGCGTACTTTATTAGCCTGCCGGCAGCCCTGCATTTCTTGGTCAACTTCGGCAGTGACGGCGGCAATATCCAGGCACTTATCACGGCCAACGAGTACTTCAACTTTGTGCTGGCATACATTGCGGGCTTTGCGGTACTTTTTCAGCTGCCGCTCATTATTAGTTTTATAAATCGAGCCAAGCCGCTCAAGCCTTCGCAGCTGATCGGGGGCACACGGTACGTTATTTTGGGCAGCTTTATTATCTCTGCCGTAATCACCCCTACACCAGATCCACTCAACCAAGCCCTTATGGCCGGACCTATCATTATTCTGTACTTTGTCTCGGTACTGGTGGTGGCTGTAACTAACGGTATTCGGCGGCGTAGGTACAGACCGGCCGTGCCTGACATGCCCACAGCCGGCATAGAGGCACTGTTGTCCGATACTGAGCCGGTAGCTGTTCCGGCGGCACCGCTACAGCTGCGGCCAGCACAGGTAGCCAGTGTCACGCCAATAGTCCGGGCGGCTGCACGGCCTATGCGCCGAACAATAGACGGCATGTTGGTGCCGGCTCGTCGGGCGCCGGTCACCGTGGTCCAGCGGCCACAGCCTATTCAGCAGTCGGCACTGCAGTCCAGCCAGCCCACTCGGCCATCGGTACGCGGAGTCATCTCAGACTTCGTCCCTGTAACAGAATAAATTGAACAGAGAAGATCCAGAGTTTATACTTAACCTGTTAACGTCGGAGTGTGGCGCAGTTGGTAGCGCGCAGCGTTCGGGACGCTGAGGTCGGCGGTTCGAGTCCGCCCACTCCGACCATATTTTTGTTATGCAAGAACCGGTAATTATCCCTACCTTACGAGAAGGGGTGGAACTCCGTCAGCTGGCCACCGAGGCTGATGACGCGGCGTATTATGATGCCGTAAGAGCCAGCCAGGAACATTTACATGAGTTCGGTAACGAGACACTTCTGGCTTATCCTGACTTAGATGCTGTTGCACAAGCACGGCTGAACCCGGCAAACCCTGAAAAGTTGCGGATGGGCATATGGGATGGTGACACGTTTGTGGGCAGCGCCAACCTTACTCCGCAGGGCAATGTGGCAGAGATTGGATATTGGCTGGACGCCAGGCATACCGGGCAGGGCTACGCAACCCTGGCCGCCAAGGCGATCACAGCCTATGCGCTGCGATCGTATCCTACGGTTACAGCCGAAACTATGGATGGCAACAATGCCAGTGCCAAGGTTTTGGCCCGGGCGGGCTTTCGCAAAATAGCCGAGGAAGCGGGTCGCTTATTTTTC
It encodes the following:
- a CDS encoding tyrosine/phenylalanine carboxypeptidase domain-containing protein; protein product: MSRIALEELSAAKELAAEYLLRTADKVVNSHDSNRDLWAERFTQATTELYGEPDKAEARKLLAIDYKELLSMVGNGSFSQAHVNFLLTTFRPIIGETYDDISFVETGLQQEKEAIRKYGKAITDVYKPIFAFVAESGKSKFNPTDLHELFDEGLGWLREYDDPAWGDWEVVDVDGTSVSVSAVDRKIKIPSRREDATAQDARALIAHELLVHALRAKNGYKTGDVKLATGLPGYLEAEEGLGVLAEEAVNGVLADKLYDGYLDIALALGTIDGVQRSRQEIFQISFAEQLLLEQKNGTYDETGLPSIELNVWGRVDRIFRGSRGDSLGTRQAVFTKDIAYYVGYKQMAAYISKQLSSGLPAAEIFHYLSQAKIDPNNHLHAKRLKNPKKSNSG
- the tatA gene encoding twin-arginine translocase TatA/TatE family subunit, with product MFGLGLPELIIILVILLLLFGSTKLPKLAKSLGESAGELQKGFDDTRSVKANADKKAAKQDVAS
- a CDS encoding GNAT family N-acetyltransferase, with translation MQEPVIIPTLREGVELRQLATEADDAAYYDAVRASQEHLHEFGNETLLAYPDLDAVAQARLNPANPEKLRMGIWDGDTFVGSANLTPQGNVAEIGYWLDARHTGQGYATLAAKAITAYALRSYPTVTAETMDGNNASAKVLARAGFRKIAEEAGRLFFELVTTKKLTAPKAPERVADTVEFAEHPNRQKALRAKDKKNGTVFIAFSVAKRAYRCLCCAQEIAIGQGHAIVSQVQQTSRFTHHHVDLDCTHSKILPELRGIQTIDAEKASKTAMNARRRKHRYRQRKRAR
- a CDS encoding plastocyanin/azurin family copper-binding protein gives rise to the protein MPKKSIFIPAAILTVGLAGAFFIFQKDKPEQVASTQTSQPPAAGHVHAHSTTTAPLEDLTGQTEVTIDIKDSGYVRPNVKIKKGTKVTWINKDTLQHNVMKEHDHSDEAHEAPRRDEVKPDVFAGPLLAQGESYSFTFSVVGTFPYHCAPHPFMTGSITVVE
- the tatC gene encoding twin-arginine translocase subunit TatC, whose amino-acid sequence is MAETHLTFADHIHELRKRLMWSLLFVAIGAGVGYVLHDTILSILQQPLNEKLYYTTPTGAFSFIIKICCVFGFVVALPVVVYQAFAFFEPLVSLKTRRSLVGHVLLSVLLAATGITFAYFISLPAALHFLVNFGSDGGNIQALITANEYFNFVLAYIAGFAVLFQLPLIISFINRAKPLKPSQLIGGTRYVILGSFIISAVITPTPDPLNQALMAGPIIILYFVSVLVVAVTNGIRRRRYRPAVPDMPTAGIEALLSDTEPVAVPAAPLQLRPAQVASVTPIVRAAARPMRRTIDGMLVPARRAPVTVVQRPQPIQQSALQSSQPTRPSVRGVISDFVPVTE